Part of the Paeniglutamicibacter sulfureus genome, GGGCACTGGCGCTGGCCTGCGTACTTCACGTGATTGCTGCGATGCAGTATTTTGTACAGGCGCGGAGCAAGGCCAGGGCACTGAGGTCGGGAACTGAATGGTCTGGCTAGCGGTCACGGCGGCGATTGCCGGGGCATTCTTTCTGGCCTTTGGCACGCAGCGACAATCCAGTGTGGTGCGCGCCAGCGCCGGCGGACTGGACGTGACCGGATGGGGGATGCTTCGTCTTTTTAGGACTCCCCGCTGGGTCCTGGGCTTGGTCCTGCTCGCCATGGGGATGAGCCTGAATGTCTATGCCTTGGCGAGCGCTCCATTGACCGTGGTCCAGCCCATCGGTGCAATTGCGCTGGTCATCACCACGGTGGTCAATGCCCGCGAGCACCACATCAAGATGAATCGGCCCACGATCCTGGCGATCATTGCCTGCATGGTGGGAAGTGCGGCCTTCGTCTTTCTGGCCATCGAGGTCAGTGCCGAGGAGCACAAGATCACGAGCGGGCAGGAACTGCTGACCATCCTGATCCTGGCGATCGCCGTTGCCGTTTTCGGCGGGGCCGTTGTGGTCTTCCCACATAGACTCGGCGCGTTCTTCTACATTCTGGGTGCCGGGGTCCTCTTCGGGTTCGTGGCGGTGCTGGTGCGCACCATTTCCGTGTCGCTGCTCGATCCAAACGGGCGGTTCCTGGCCAACGTTTCGTGGTACTCAATCCTGGCGGTGGTGGTTGCCGGCCTGCTCGGTTCCTACTTCGTGCAGAACGCATATTCGAAGGGCCCGCCGGACCTGGTCATTGCCGGACTGACGGTGATCGACCCCATCGTCGGCATCTCCATCGGCATCGCGATCCTGGGTGAGCTGGATCCCAATGTCCAACCCGCCATCGCGCTAAGCATGGTCGGTGCCGGTTGCATTGCTATCGTAGGGGTGATCGCCTTGTCGCGACATCACCCGGACGTGCTTGAACGCAAGGCCGAAGCCAGACGGCGGACCAAGGTCACCGATGGCAAATAGAGCTTGCCGTAGTCCTGCAATTGCCCAACAAGACAATGAAACGACAACCGTGGCCTCGATAGCGGTCATGTCAAGGAGTGAACGCACCACGTGACGGGCGAGAAACCATTGAAAATCGTGATTGCGGCGGATACCTATCATCCGGACGTCAACGGCGCAGCAGTCTTTTGCTATCGACTGGCCACGGCCATGACAGAGCGCGGGCACGAGGTGCACGTCATGGCCACCCGGCCGGACAAGGGGCCCACTGTCACCGAGGTCCTGCCCGAAGCCACCGTTCACCGGCTGCGGTCGCATGCCGTGCCGACGCACGAATACTTCCGTATTTGCTTCCCCTGGGAAGTCAACCCGGAGATCAAGCAGCTGCTCGACGAGATCAAGCCGGATGTGGTCCACGCTCAATGCCACTATATGATCGGCCAAGGCGCCCTGGCCTTTGCCAATAAACGCGGTAGCCGAACCGTGGCAACGAACCACTTCATGCCGGAAAACCTGGACCCGTTCCTGCCTTTTCCCCAGTGGTTCAAGAAGATCGTGGCGCGGAACTCTTGGCGCGACATGGGCAAGATCATGGGCAAGGCGAATGTTGTCACCACGCCGACGCCGCTGGCTGCCCGCGCGATGACCCAGTATGCGCGCTTGGACAAGGTCTTGCCGCTGTCCAACGGGATCGACTCCAGCAACTATGAGCTTGGCGCAGCGGAGTCGATCGACCGGAATCCATATCCCACGATCCTATTCGTGGGCAGGCTGGCGGTTGAGAAGAACGTCAACGAACTCATCGAGGCGCTGACTTTGATGAAGACGGTCCCCGATGCCCACCTTGAGGTCATCGGCGGTGGCGAGCAGCGCGCGCCGTTGGAAAAGCTTGCCC contains:
- a CDS encoding DMT family transporter, encoding MVWLAVTAAIAGAFFLAFGTQRQSSVVRASAGGLDVTGWGMLRLFRTPRWVLGLVLLAMGMSLNVYALASAPLTVVQPIGAIALVITTVVNAREHHIKMNRPTILAIIACMVGSAAFVFLAIEVSAEEHKITSGQELLTILILAIAVAVFGGAVVVFPHRLGAFFYILGAGVLFGFVAVLVRTISVSLLDPNGRFLANVSWYSILAVVVAGLLGSYFVQNAYSKGPPDLVIAGLTVIDPIVGISIGIAILGELDPNVQPAIALSMVGAGCIAIVGVIALSRHHPDVLERKAEARRRTKVTDGK
- a CDS encoding glycosyltransferase produces the protein MTGEKPLKIVIAADTYHPDVNGAAVFCYRLATAMTERGHEVHVMATRPDKGPTVTEVLPEATVHRLRSHAVPTHEYFRICFPWEVNPEIKQLLDEIKPDVVHAQCHYMIGQGALAFANKRGSRTVATNHFMPENLDPFLPFPQWFKKIVARNSWRDMGKIMGKANVVTTPTPLAARAMTQYARLDKVLPLSNGIDSSNYELGAAESIDRNPYPTILFVGRLAVEKNVNELIEALTLMKTVPDAHLEVIGGGEQRAPLEKLAREKGVASRVHFLGHVDDEELRRAYLRCDVFCQPGTAELQSLVTLEALSASKPVVLANAMALPHLVDDGVNGYLFEPGDLAGLAGKLDSILGMTAAEQAVMGKAGHAKAALHSHSKTMDTFEAIYRGAVAEDFLP